The genomic stretch TCCTCAAGCCAGCCACAAGTCACAAACAGGATCGGGAATCGAGCGCTCGATTTTCTTCGGAAATCGAGCGATCGATTTCACGAGACGCGGCCTCGCTGCGCAATCAGCGAGGCCGCGTTGTTTTGCATTCTGGCGCGGACGATGGACCATCACACGGCCGTGGCCTGAAGGGCCGCGAGGAGTATTCGCGACGCAGCCCTCACTCTCCGTCGGCCCTTCAGGCCGCAATCCCTTCCGAGAAGCCGCCCCGACCCGAATTGAAAATGGTCCCGTCCCTCATGTTTTCCTCTCCGCCGCCGTTCAATTCTTCCGGACGGTCACTTGGTAACGCTGGCCGTTGCCGGCCGACGGGGCGCCGGGAATCTGGCTGACGAGCGTTGCCGTGTCGCCCGTGCAATGGTAATCGAACGGCTGGCCCGTTCCGGGGTCGTCGGGAATTGGAACTTCGGTGACGTCCGCAAGCTTGTTGGGCAATTGGCCATCATGCGCTGCGCAGTGCATTCGCAAGGCCTCGATCACGCGCAAAGCGGTTAATCGGCGCTCAATCGCAATTTGGCGCGATATGACGTTGTTCAAACTCGGAAGGAACAGGCGCGCCGGCACGTGACCCTCGGTGATCGCCACATCATGGAGCCGCTTGATCGATTCGGCGAGTAAGGGGCGGGCCTGCGGGTAGGGTAAGTATGAGGCACGATACCAATCGTCGCGATCGTCCTGATACGTGCCCATCATACATAGGAGAAGCACTTGAGCCGGTGGCATCATCTCGACTTTGTCGGCCGCCAGGCCTCGAGTGCGGGCGACGTACTTGCGGGCCAGCGAAAGATCGGGCGACTTTGAGGCAGGATCGCCGGGAGCACAATCCTTGGGGAACCAGTCGGGAAGTTTTTCCGGGCTCCCTTCCGCGGGCTCGAGGGCGACTTCGCGCATCTCTGTTCGAGTGCGCTGCAAGAGACTGTCCCATTGCTCCGCCGTACGTTCTCGATCCAGATCGCTTAACTCAGGGAATTGTTTCTCAAATGTTTGATACTCGAACCCGAAGCCTGGCCGTAAGTCAATCAGGGGACGAGGCAGAGCCGTCAGCGCCCAATAAAGGTTCGGAGCATCCGGTCGCTCGATGAATTCGGTGGCGGCGCCGACGAACTCAGAGGCGATGGCGTAGCCGACGAGGCTGTTGATCAGGGTGGGTCCCTCCGCCACATGTTGGCTGAAAGCAAAGCCCGTTTCCAAGTGGTGGGCAGCCGCGCTGAAATCCCCTTGTGCCAGCGCGACGCGCGCTTGCAGGATCAGCATGGGAGTGTAATTGCGCATCCACTGCATGTCGGGCAACAAGAGGCCGATGGGATTGGGCTCGTCGAGTGTGTAATTCCATTCGGCGGTTCGCCGTCGAGCGCCGACTTCGAGCTGTCGGAGAAGGTAGTGATGGTCCTGGAGAAACTTGCGAGCCTCCTCCGTCGGGATCTTGTCCAACGGCAGCGCGTTCCATTGTTTGGGCGTTTCGGTGAAGTATTTTCGCGACGCATCGCTCTGCTCGTGAGTTAGTCGCAGATAAATCGGCACGGCGTTGCCGTCCTTCAACTCCCAACTGCCGGGCAGCAATCGATATTTCAACGCTGGGATCGGCGCGGCCTGTGGCGAGATGGTTAATGACTGGTCGATGGCCCAGGGCGAGGCGGATTTGTCCGCCGCCGGCGGTTTGTCCTCGGCACGAAGGACCGATGTCAGCGCGAGGGTGAAGACGAGTACTGAGTATTGGCGCAAGCGGGCCATGGTTTCAGCCTCCTGAAATGAGCGGAAGAGGTTGGCTAGACGCGGATTACTGATTGAACAGGGCTTCATATTGGGAAGCCTTGAGGATCGCAGGCTCGGGCGGAGCGGGCCCGGGCGGCGCCGACCCGGTGGATTCTCGTGAAGCAAGCCAACGGCTCGGATCTTGCTCCATTCGGCGGCGCAGGTTGAAATAGCCATCCGGCGATGGTCTGAACGAGGTAACTGCGGCAACGGCAAAACTGGTTATTGGAGGGAGGCCGGCTGGCCGCGTGCGTTCCTGAAGCCTGCTGACAAGGAACTGGCACTCGGCACATTCCTTGAGCCCCCAGATGCCCGAAGCCGCCGTCAAGACCGCCAGCAAACCGCACAGTGCCGGCCAAAGCAGCCGGCCGCGTCCTTCCTTGCCGACCGCGAGCCCGGCGGCAAAAAGCATCGCGTCGCGATTCAAGCCCGCTGCGTCCGGGCGCCAGCCTGACAACAGGCGCTCGACACCGCTCAGGTCGTCTTGGTCGGGGGAGTGTGTATCCATCGGCCTTCCATGTTTTCTCGTAATGCGGCCAGCCCCGCCTGGTAACGGCGATGCGCCGTCGGCAGCGAGCAGCCGGTAAGTTCGGCCACGTCCTCAAATGTCAGCCCGCCCCAAATGCGGGCCACCACCACCTCACGCTGCTCCAGGGGCAGCTCCGTCAGCAGCAGGGTTGCATGCTGGCCGTCAATTCGGTCGTCTGTCGCGGCAAACCAGGCTTCCTTGGCGCTTGACTGGTTCTCGCGCCGGCGCCGGCGCATCCAGCCGCGCCCCGCCGCCCAGGCCGCATTGCGGACCACCCGATACAACCACGGCAGCACCTTCGCCGGCAAAGGTGACTGTCGCGCTAGCCTGATGAACGCGTCCTGCACCAGGTCTTCATCGCCGGTCGGCCATTGCCGAGCGTAGAGCCGCAATGCGGGCGCATGCTGGCGATATAAGCGGCCCAACTCCTCCGGCGCAATTCGCGGCATATTCGGCCTTTGTCGTTGCTCTCTAATATACTAGATGCCATGCTCGCGCAGATTTCTCGCACTTCCGCGAAAAGAATATCTGAACTCGCTGTCGTTCACGGCCGGACAATTGCGCTTGGATGGAAAGAATTCGCTGAATCGCGCATTCGACTCGAGCAGCTTCACGGTCGCGCGGACTTCGCCGACCGACTTCGCCGGTCAGACCGGCAGCGTGCCCGAGCCGTTGATGTGGCTCTTGGCGCTCATTGGCGTGGGCGCTTTAGCCGCTAGAACGGTCAGAACACGAACCGCGCCTCGACGAGCACCGAGGCGTCGTACCAGCGGTTGGTCGTGATGCCGAACGCCGCGCTGACGCCCCATTCGAAGAGGCCCAGATCGCCCCCCGTGTCGCGAACGAAGCGGATGCCGGGGCGGACGTTGAAGATGCCCATCGTATCGACCGGCTGGGGCAAACCGGTGGGGAAGGTCGTTTGCGCGCCGTTGAACACCGTCCAGCCGATGAACTCGAGCGTCGGGATCGCGGCGAACGTGTCGTTCTCATAGAGCAAGTGGCTGACGCCGAAGCCGTATTTCAGCACTTGCCCATCGTAGACCGGATTTCCGCCGAGTGGAAACCAATAGGTCAGCTCGCCGTGGAAATACGTTTGGGGACTCCATTTCAATTGAAACAAGAATCCGGGTTCGAGCGAGACGTGCCCGGTGCCCGTTCCGTGGCCGGGATCGCCCGTGGGCAAATCGGTGCGGAAGATTTGCGTGATCTGCCAATCGGCGCCGTTGAGGAGGACGGTTTTGGTCGTCAGGCTCATATCTCCCAGCCCGGCCGTCGGCGGATTGATTTCGGGCGCGACCAACCGGATCGGAATGTCGGTCGTGAGCGAAAAGGCTTTGCCCGAGGCCACTTCCCACGAGGCGATAACGTCTTGATAGTCGACCAACCTCTCGGGCAACTTCGGCCCGCGGCCGCCGATCTGAGCCCAAAAGTATTCGGCCCGATCGGGATTGTGCTCGTCGTAGGCGGCGTTGAATCGAAACCGCAAATTGCTCGACGGCTGCGAGGCATCGATCTCGAACAGGGCGAACATCACCCGTTCTTGCCCGATCCCTGGATCGCCGGTGCCTTCTTCGATGCCGCCGAGTCCGTAGAAAGTGCCGCCGTGACTGCCATGATGTCCTCCACCGCCGGGTCCGCAACCGC from Pirellulales bacterium encodes the following:
- a CDS encoding RNA polymerase sigma factor, producing the protein MPRIAPEELGRLYRQHAPALRLYARQWPTGDEDLVQDAFIRLARQSPLPAKVLPWLYRVVRNAAWAAGRGWMRRRRRENQSSAKEAWFAATDDRIDGQHATLLLTELPLEQREVVVARIWGGLTFEDVAELTGCSLPTAHRRYQAGLAALRENMEGRWIHTPPTKTT